In Temnothorax longispinosus isolate EJ_2023e unplaced genomic scaffold, Tlon_JGU_v1 HiC_scaffold_16, whole genome shotgun sequence, a genomic segment contains:
- the LOC139823700 gene encoding putative nuclease HARBI1: protein MSQPTISKILRKVVNALNILMEQWIKFPIEENEIQWVKETYWTRTQFPGIIGAIDGTHVAIVPPNVEREHLYINRKLYHSLNVLLVSDYEGKILTVNAAHGGRTHDARAWRASHVSNHLEEMYATGRKDAWLLEDSAYPLLPYLMTPKLHEPEGTPSARYTQHHIRARCSVERCIGVLKGRWRCLRKGRALHYAPEVAARIVNAACVLHNIAVQWRLPEPELYYDEIDLELPVRNEEGNMENGNEVRERIIHMYFENVRPV, encoded by the exons ATGAGTCAACCTACTATTTCCAAAATTCTTCGCAAAGTCGTCaatgcattaaatatattgatggAACAGTGGATCAAGTTTCCtattgaagaaaatgaaattcaATGGGTTAAAGAAAC ttACTGGACACGTACACAATTTCCGGGCATTATCGGAGCTATAGATGGAACTCATGTAGCAATCGTTCCACCAAATGTAGAAAGGGAGCATTTATATATCAACCGCAAATTGTATCACTCCTTAAATGTACTTCTT GTATCAGATTATGAAGGTAAAATTTTAACCGTAAATGCTGCTCATGGCGGAAGAACGCACGACGCAAGAGCTTGGAGGGCATCTCACGTATCCAATCATCTGGAAGAGATGTATGCTACAGGGCGAAAAGATGCCTGGCTTTTAG AAGATAGTGCATATCCTCTACTACCATATCTGATGACACCTAAGCTACATGAACCAGAGGGAACGCCGTCTGCAAGGTACACTCAACATCATATCCGGGCTCGATGCTCTGTTGAGCGATGCATAGGTGTTCTGAAGGGGAGATGGCGATGTCTCAGGAAAGGACGAGCTTTGCATTATGCACCAGAAGTTGCAG CTCGAATAGTTAATGCTGCATGTGTTCTACATAACATCGCTGTCCAATGGAGGCTTCCTGAACCAGAACTATATTACGATGAAATAGACCTGGAACTTCCAGTAAGAAATGAAGAAGGAAACATGGAAAATGGAAATGAAGTTCGCGAGCGGATTATTCATATGTATTTTGAGAATGTAAGACCGGTgtga
- the LOC139823689 gene encoding uncharacterized protein: MNVTEKQKSVMLNYMKDNPDFARGRLRYNGANKKILDDMWSNITNSLNSIGSGPQKQPKEWQKTWRDWKANVLKKCTQNKSYAMGTGGGPPKTIALTQLEEELMEILSPEAIGLDSIPQGGSFNRIKEKKSSDTISPQEESLLRNVQRVQASRIKEVHTIPTSTQTKRKCTLILINAAKIQKGTEGKNPISSTCSSTVVSNDIVDLSFDLDFEPKEIEPPEEYSSFSDTDTINEYQRINALTDENRKALPSVTIDCIPEHRTQQNKAKDRNENCARSAVQLMREKVEVLQEQGAFNKKTQERRNEIEEEKLKILKENIALKKQKFQFLQTSHSEYKDILTNIDDNLLRLIDEVEKVVPSYLT, from the exons atgaacgTGACGGAAAAGCAAAAATCAGTgatgttaaattatatgaaagaCAACCCCGATTTTGCGAGGGGTCGCTTGCGGTATAATGGtgcaaataagaaaatatta GATGACATGTGGTCGAATATAACAAATTCGTTGAATTCAATTGGAAGTGGCCCACAGAAACAACCAAAAGAGTGGCAAAAG aCATGGAGAGACTGGAAAGCCAATGTATTAAAGAAGTGTACGCAGAACAAAAGTTATGCTATGGGTACAGGTGGAGGACCTCCTAAAACCATTGCGTTAACTCAACTTGAAGAAGAGTTAATGGAGATTTTAAGTCCCGAAGCTATTGGTTTGGACAGTATACCTCAAGGTGGCTCTTTTAATAggattaaagagaaaaaatctTCCGATACCATCTCTCCACAAGAAGAATCTTTACTTAGAAATGTGCAAAGAGTGCAAGCTAGTAGAATAAAAGAAGTACATACCATTCCTACATCTACACAGACAAAAAGG AAATGTactttaatattgataaatgcTGCCAAAATACAAAAGGGGACAGAAGGAAAGAATCCGATCTCATCAACGTGTTCGAGTACAGTTGTATCCAATGACATTGTTGATCTTTCATTCGACTTAGATTTTGAACCAAAG GAAATAGAACCACCAGAAGAATATTCTAGTTTTTCCGATACTGACACGATCAATGAATACCAAAGAATAAATGCATTGACTGACGAAAATAGAAAAGCATTGCCAAGTGTCACGATCGATTGCATACCTGAGCATCGTACGCAACAGAACAAAG CTAAAGACAGAAATGAAAATTGTGCAAGATCAGCTGTACAATTAATGCGAGAAAAAGTCGAGGTATTACAAGAACAAGGTGCGTTTAACAAGAAAACTCAAGAACGTCGAAATGAAATTGAAGAGGAAAAGTTGaagattttgaaagaaaacatagctttaaaaaaacaaaagtttcAGTTCCTTCAGACTAGTCATTcagaatataaagatatattgactaatattgatgataatttattacgtTTAATAGATGAAGTTGAAAAAGTTGTGCCTtcttatttaacataa